In Roseofilum casamattae BLCC-M143, the following proteins share a genomic window:
- a CDS encoding S8 family peptidase, whose protein sequence is MKKFLLFCLFVLSIGFALFNTKGLATEGTYQSILLDFREDRANQIPELVQTIAKDYGVAPQLNSQFSLEDHLYILDGDRALLEELQEGPLQNYTETIEPNYIYRATDIPDDPDYPKQWNLRSINIESAWEETKGDGVTVAVIDTGVSKVPDLKETQFVQGYDFVNDRIEATDDAGHGTHVAGTIAQSTNNGYGVAGIAYEAKLMPLKVLSASGGGTVADIAEAIKFAADNGADVINLSLGGGGESDVMEEAINYAHDKGVVIIAAAGNSNQNAASYPARYPHAIGVSALDPSGQKAPYSNFGAGVDISAPGGSEGGKILQNTIDPETGKPVFAEYQGTSMAAPHVAGVAALVKAVGIEEPDAILNILKESSRAVTEDPLNHFGAGQLDAAAAVQLAAKGQITFQDFFRWLRDNGYLNPRFWIDGGAIALMPKIAIVLGSYLLAWFLRNYFPFGWSWSLATGLVSGSTGLFFLRGFYVLDIPQWPFRMMGSSMAEWGNIISGSPLLNPICASVLIPLVLTVALLGHTPGKWFAIGTSLGFASFLGFTAFSSPELLWLGSGWPAQTFLVVNALLCFALARLAVVGERKVA, encoded by the coding sequence ATGAAAAAATTTCTACTTTTCTGTTTATTTGTACTGAGTATAGGGTTTGCCTTATTCAATACGAAAGGATTGGCAACGGAAGGAACCTATCAGTCAATTCTGCTTGATTTCCGCGAAGATCGAGCCAACCAAATCCCAGAATTAGTGCAAACGATCGCTAAAGACTATGGCGTTGCTCCGCAGCTGAATAGTCAATTTTCTCTAGAAGACCATCTCTATATTCTCGATGGCGATCGCGCTCTGCTCGAGGAACTGCAAGAAGGGCCGCTGCAAAACTATACCGAAACCATCGAACCCAATTATATTTATCGAGCCACCGACATTCCCGATGACCCCGATTATCCCAAACAGTGGAATCTGCGCAGCATTAATATCGAGTCTGCTTGGGAAGAAACCAAAGGCGATGGAGTAACCGTTGCGGTCATCGATACTGGAGTGAGCAAAGTTCCTGACTTGAAAGAAACTCAATTCGTACAAGGATACGACTTTGTGAACGATCGCATTGAAGCCACCGACGATGCCGGTCACGGGACTCATGTCGCCGGAACCATCGCCCAATCGACCAATAATGGTTATGGGGTGGCCGGTATTGCTTACGAAGCTAAGTTAATGCCCTTGAAGGTACTGTCCGCTAGTGGTGGCGGCACGGTAGCCGATATTGCCGAAGCGATTAAGTTCGCCGCCGATAATGGTGCCGATGTCATTAACCTCAGTTTAGGGGGCGGTGGCGAAAGCGACGTAATGGAAGAAGCCATTAACTACGCCCACGATAAAGGGGTTGTAATTATCGCCGCTGCGGGAAACTCCAACCAAAATGCAGCCAGCTATCCGGCGCGCTATCCCCATGCGATCGGAGTTTCTGCTCTCGATCCTTCCGGACAAAAAGCACCCTATTCTAACTTTGGCGCTGGAGTCGATATCTCCGCTCCTGGAGGCAGCGAAGGGGGCAAAATCCTGCAAAATACCATCGACCCGGAAACCGGTAAACCCGTATTTGCCGAATACCAAGGCACGAGCATGGCCGCGCCTCACGTTGCTGGAGTGGCAGCTTTAGTCAAGGCGGTTGGTATTGAAGAGCCGGACGCCATCCTCAATATCTTGAAAGAATCCTCTCGCGCCGTCACCGAAGACCCTCTGAACCATTTCGGTGCCGGGCAACTGGATGCAGCCGCAGCAGTACAATTAGCCGCGAAAGGACAAATTACCTTCCAAGATTTCTTCCGCTGGTTGCGCGACAATGGTTATCTCAATCCTCGGTTCTGGATTGATGGTGGCGCGATCGCCCTCATGCCGAAAATTGCGATCGTTTTAGGTTCCTATTTGCTCGCCTGGTTCCTGCGCAACTACTTCCCCTTTGGTTGGAGCTGGTCTCTGGCAACCGGTCTCGTCAGTGGCAGCACGGGGCTGTTCTTCTTGCGCGGTTTCTACGTCTTAGATATTCCCCAATGGCCCTTCCGCATGATGGGTAGCTCCATGGCTGAATGGGGCAATATTATTAGCGGAAGTCCCCTGCTCAACCCCATCTGTGCCAGCGTCCTTATTCCCCTTGTCCTCACCGTCGCCTTACTCGGCCATACTCCAGGGAAATGGTTTGCCATTGGCACCAGCTTGGGTTTTGCCAGCTTCCTCGGCTTCACCGCCTTTAGTTCTCCAGAACTGC